Sequence from the Nitrospirota bacterium genome:
ACCATGACATATTTTCCGGTTACAGTTGTGCAGGATGTCACAATGCCAGAAAGGCGGACACGCAGTGCGCGGGATGCCATCATCATCTCACTGGTCTGGATATGCAGAAGAAAGGCCAACAAAGGGAGTACTGCGGGGTATGCCACAGCGGGAAAAGAGAGGTTCCTGTACAGACAGGAATGCGTGCGCTTTCTGAACTGACCCCGGAGAAGGTTCCTGAGAAAGTAACGGTAAACGTGCTCGAAAAGGAATATGAGCCTGCAGTGTTTCCCCATCTCAGGATTATCAGGAAACTGGCTGCCATATCGAATGAATCGAAGATGGCGTCGTATTTCCATCAGGACGTCAGGACGCTCTGCAGGGGCTGCCATCACAGGAGCGATGCAGGGGCGGAGGCAGCGCGGAATAAGCCGCCGTATTGCAGGAACTGCCATTCCGTAACTTTTGATCCGAAGGACATGAACAGGCCGAGGCTGCTTGCGGTCTATCACCGGCAGTGCATGGCATGCCATGAAAAGATGAAGATACGAGCGGTGGGATGTGAGGACTGTCACAAGGCGAAAAAAACAGGACCGGATGATATTTTTTAACCCGGAGGACTGAATGTATATCATAGACCAGATTTTTTCCGGCAAGGGGTATGAATACGCGATCGCTGTCGGTTTTCTGTTTGTCTTTATCATCTTCTACAGATTCCTCTGCACTGACAGGACAGAGGAAGAAGACGAGGGGATATGAACCCGTGTGTCCCGGAATGTGCGAGGCTTAGTCTGCTGTGCACAGGAACCAGGCGCACCAGAGTGCAGGGCGGAGAGCATTAATGGGTATCAGCAGAAGAAATTTTCTGATAAGGTCCGCAGCGCTTGCAGGTGCGGCAGTTGTCGGCTCTATCACGAAGGTGCGAGCTGGCCAGACTCCTGACAGCAGGGGAGAGGGCTATGGAGTGCTCATCGATACGACCTTCTGCAACGGCTGCAGAAAGTGTGAATGGGCATGCAATGAATGGAACAAAAATCCCAACCAGCCCATAAAGGCGTATGAGAACAAGTCTGTGTTTGAGACCTACAGACGCACTCATGCGCATACGTTTACCGTTGTGAACAGGTTCATCAATCCCCTGAATGCAGAGCCTGTATATGTAAAAAAACAGTGTATGCACTGTCAGGACCCCGCCTGTGTTTCAGCATGCTTTGTGGAAGCATTCACAAAAACAGGAAGGGGAGCGGTGATCTACAATCCCGATGTCTGTGTGGGATGCCGCTACTGCATGATCGCGTGCCCTTTTGACATCCCTGCATATGAATACCACGAACCGGTGAGCCCGGGGGTGACCAAA
This genomic interval carries:
- a CDS encoding 4Fe-4S dicluster domain-containing protein, with protein sequence MGISRRNFLIRSAALAGAAVVGSITKVRAGQTPDSRGEGYGVLIDTTFCNGCRKCEWACNEWNKNPNQPIKAYENKSVFETYRRTHAHTFTVVNRFINPLNAEPVYVKKQCMHCQDPACVSACFVEAFTKTGRGAVIYNPDVCVGCRYCMIACPFDIPAYEYHEPVSPGVTKCTLCYDRIRRDGGLPACVEVCPTETLRFGPRKELIAVAHERIRNNLKKYVDYVYGEHEVGGTSWLYLSAVPFEEIGLRQDLGTRPIPDTGKGFMFMVKVLEIVAAWPLVFAAFHAIARLRKKNADTRVSADDKNAEEHDRKS